In a single window of the Prinia subflava isolate CZ2003 ecotype Zambia chromosome 3, Cam_Psub_1.2, whole genome shotgun sequence genome:
- the ZRSR2 gene encoding U2 small nuclear ribonucleoprotein auxiliary factor 35 kDa subunit-related protein 2 isoform X2 has protein sequence MIHCGSLQPDPFCDSVTPARSVHSLACGLWGSLASGAPRCCLSVPPQPPLSRGSTARARPARARRNRFRALPPRGHVTSRRYRKMAAPMLVPEPPLGKPSHQKYRAILKKEKRKKKRQALAKLRDSAAEKDESVSEEEEEEVEGEEEEEEEKKLEAERQKLHEQWLLREEKAQEEFKLKKEKEEAARKRQEEEERKIKEEWEEQQRKEREVAEQKQQEKREREAAVQRMLDQAESQLENGVSWHNPEPPENLGTEKDRANCPFYIKTGSCRFGDRCSRKHNYPTSSKTLLVRGMFITFGMEQCRRDDYDTDASLEYSDEETYQQFLEFYEDVLPEFQNVGKVVQFKVSCNYEPHLRGNVYVQYQSEKDCQTALALFSGRWYAGRQLHCEFCPVTRWKTAICGLFERQKCPRGKHCNFLHVFKNPNNEFWEANRDIRISPERTHQLSKNSERRNRSSHRDDYYSRSRRRGSPSPDHSYRRNGESERKKSRRKSKRRRRSGRSRSRERRRSHSRGRKRRGRSRSRSHSRTRSRSRSRSRSRSSSRSRSRGKKRSSSRGKNSETPKTK, from the exons ATGATCCACTGTGGTTCCCTCCAACCCGAccccttctgtgattctgtgacaccGGCACGTTCTGTGCACTCCCTCGCTTGTGGCCTCTGGGGGAGTTTGGCCAGCGGGGCTCCCCGCTGCTGCCTCTCCGTGCCCCCTCAGCCGCCCCTCAGCCGCGGGAGCACGGCGCGAGCCCGGCCCGCGCGCGCCCGCCGGAACCGATTCCGCGCCCTTCCGCCGCGGGGTCACGTGACGTCCCGTCGGTACcgcaagatggcggcgcccatgtTGGTGCCCGAGCCCCCCCTGGGGAAGCCGAG CCATCAAAAGTACAGAGCTATTCtgaagaaggagaagaggaaaaaaaagcgACAGGCACTTGCCAAACTAAGGGACTCAG ctgcagaaaaagatgAATCTGTgtctgaggaggaagaggaggaagtggaaggagaggaggaagaagaggaggaaaaaaaacttgAGGCAGAAAG ACAAAAACTACATGAGCAGTGGTtgctgagagaagaaaaggccCAAGAAGAATTCAagctaaagaaagaaaaagaagaggctGCAAGAAAGCGTCAAGAAGAAGAGGAG agGAAGATCAAAGAAGAAtgggaagagcagcaaagaaaagagagagaagtggCAGAGCAGAAGCaacaggagaagagagagagagag GCAGCTGTGCAGAGGATGCTGGATCAAGCTGAAAGCCAG CTGGAGAATGGTGTGAGTTGGCATAACCCGGAGCCGCCAGAGAATCTGGGAACAGAGAAGGATAGAGCAAATTGCCCATTTTATATTAAAACAGGTTCCTGCCGATTTGGAGACAG GTGTTCTCGCAAGCATAACTACCCCACATCTAGCAAGACACTGCTGGTGCGAGGGATGTTCATCACCTTTGGCATGGAGCAGTGCCGCAGAGACGACTACGACACAGACGCCAGTCTGGAGTACAGTGACGAGGAGACCTACCAGCAGTTCCTGGAGTTCTATGAGGATGTGCTCCCCGAATTTCAGAATGTGGGCAAGGTGGTTCAGTTCAAG GTCAGCTGTAACTACGAGCCTCACCTGCGAGGAAATGTGTACGTCCAGTACCAGTC ggAGAAGGACTGCCagacagctctggctctgttcAGTGGACGATGGTATGCAGGCAGACAGCTTCACTGTGAATTCTGTCCTGTGACAAGGTGGAAAACTGCCATATGTG GCTTATTTGAAAGGCAGAAGTGTCCAAGAGGCAAACACTGCAACTTTCTTCACGTAttcaaaaatccaaacaacGAGTTTTGGGAGGCCAACAGAGACATACGTATTTCTCCTGAACGGACTCATCAGTTGTCTAAAAACTCTGAGAGGAGAAACAGGTCGAGCCACCGTGACGACTACTACAGCCGGTCCAGGAGAAGGGGCAGCCCGAGCCCAGACCACTCCTACCGCAGGAACGGAGAGTCCGAGAGGAAAAAGAGTCGCCGCAAAAGCAAGAGGCGGCGCCGGTCGGGGAGGTCGAGGAGCCGGGAGAGGAGGAGGTCtcacagcaggggcaggaagaggagaggcCGCAGCCGCAGCAGGAGTCACAGTCGGACacgcagcaggagcaggagcaggagcagaagcaGGAGTTCCTCTCGATCCAGGAGCAGGGGTAAAAAGAGAtcaagcagcagaggaaaaaatagtgaAACTCCCAAAACAAAGTGA
- the ZRSR2 gene encoding U2 small nuclear ribonucleoprotein auxiliary factor 35 kDa subunit-related protein 2 isoform X1, which translates to MIHCGSLQPDPFCDSVTPARSVHSLACGLWGSLASGAPRCCLSVPPQPPLSRGSTARARPARARRNRFRALPPRGHVTSRRYRKMAAPMLVPEPPLGKPSHQKYRAILKKEKRKKKRQALAKLRDSEAAEKDESVSEEEEEEVEGEEEEEEEKKLEAERQKLHEQWLLREEKAQEEFKLKKEKEEAARKRQEEEERKIKEEWEEQQRKEREVAEQKQQEKREREAAVQRMLDQAESQLENGVSWHNPEPPENLGTEKDRANCPFYIKTGSCRFGDRCSRKHNYPTSSKTLLVRGMFITFGMEQCRRDDYDTDASLEYSDEETYQQFLEFYEDVLPEFQNVGKVVQFKVSCNYEPHLRGNVYVQYQSEKDCQTALALFSGRWYAGRQLHCEFCPVTRWKTAICGLFERQKCPRGKHCNFLHVFKNPNNEFWEANRDIRISPERTHQLSKNSERRNRSSHRDDYYSRSRRRGSPSPDHSYRRNGESERKKSRRKSKRRRRSGRSRSRERRRSHSRGRKRRGRSRSRSHSRTRSRSRSRSRSRSSSRSRSRGKKRSSSRGKNSETPKTK; encoded by the exons ATGATCCACTGTGGTTCCCTCCAACCCGAccccttctgtgattctgtgacaccGGCACGTTCTGTGCACTCCCTCGCTTGTGGCCTCTGGGGGAGTTTGGCCAGCGGGGCTCCCCGCTGCTGCCTCTCCGTGCCCCCTCAGCCGCCCCTCAGCCGCGGGAGCACGGCGCGAGCCCGGCCCGCGCGCGCCCGCCGGAACCGATTCCGCGCCCTTCCGCCGCGGGGTCACGTGACGTCCCGTCGGTACcgcaagatggcggcgcccatgtTGGTGCCCGAGCCCCCCCTGGGGAAGCCGAG CCATCAAAAGTACAGAGCTATTCtgaagaaggagaagaggaaaaaaaagcgACAGGCACTTGCCAAACTAAGGGACTCAG aagctgcagaaaaagatgAATCTGTgtctgaggaggaagaggaggaagtggaaggagaggaggaagaagaggaggaaaaaaaacttgAGGCAGAAAG ACAAAAACTACATGAGCAGTGGTtgctgagagaagaaaaggccCAAGAAGAATTCAagctaaagaaagaaaaagaagaggctGCAAGAAAGCGTCAAGAAGAAGAGGAG agGAAGATCAAAGAAGAAtgggaagagcagcaaagaaaagagagagaagtggCAGAGCAGAAGCaacaggagaagagagagagagag GCAGCTGTGCAGAGGATGCTGGATCAAGCTGAAAGCCAG CTGGAGAATGGTGTGAGTTGGCATAACCCGGAGCCGCCAGAGAATCTGGGAACAGAGAAGGATAGAGCAAATTGCCCATTTTATATTAAAACAGGTTCCTGCCGATTTGGAGACAG GTGTTCTCGCAAGCATAACTACCCCACATCTAGCAAGACACTGCTGGTGCGAGGGATGTTCATCACCTTTGGCATGGAGCAGTGCCGCAGAGACGACTACGACACAGACGCCAGTCTGGAGTACAGTGACGAGGAGACCTACCAGCAGTTCCTGGAGTTCTATGAGGATGTGCTCCCCGAATTTCAGAATGTGGGCAAGGTGGTTCAGTTCAAG GTCAGCTGTAACTACGAGCCTCACCTGCGAGGAAATGTGTACGTCCAGTACCAGTC ggAGAAGGACTGCCagacagctctggctctgttcAGTGGACGATGGTATGCAGGCAGACAGCTTCACTGTGAATTCTGTCCTGTGACAAGGTGGAAAACTGCCATATGTG GCTTATTTGAAAGGCAGAAGTGTCCAAGAGGCAAACACTGCAACTTTCTTCACGTAttcaaaaatccaaacaacGAGTTTTGGGAGGCCAACAGAGACATACGTATTTCTCCTGAACGGACTCATCAGTTGTCTAAAAACTCTGAGAGGAGAAACAGGTCGAGCCACCGTGACGACTACTACAGCCGGTCCAGGAGAAGGGGCAGCCCGAGCCCAGACCACTCCTACCGCAGGAACGGAGAGTCCGAGAGGAAAAAGAGTCGCCGCAAAAGCAAGAGGCGGCGCCGGTCGGGGAGGTCGAGGAGCCGGGAGAGGAGGAGGTCtcacagcaggggcaggaagaggagaggcCGCAGCCGCAGCAGGAGTCACAGTCGGACacgcagcaggagcaggagcaggagcagaagcaGGAGTTCCTCTCGATCCAGGAGCAGGGGTAAAAAGAGAtcaagcagcagaggaaaaaatagtgaAACTCCCAAAACAAAGTGA